In Dioscorea cayenensis subsp. rotundata cultivar TDr96_F1 chromosome 13, TDr96_F1_v2_PseudoChromosome.rev07_lg8_w22 25.fasta, whole genome shotgun sequence, the sequence GCTGTGATATCTGAAATTGGTGATAGCTGTTTCATTTGACATTGGGGCATCTtgcaaaaatatattgatatgTTTCAACTTCTGGATATGCACAGTCTTCATATCTCATGAAGACAAAACCAACCAATTCATAGAGTATACCCAATGATCACCTGCTGAAGTTTTATTCTTTTCTGCTAGTTCAGGTGCTCAGGAAGATGATTCAGAAGGTTTAATTTCATGGGCCAAACTATGATGCcaaaattttcctaaattaTCTGCCAATGTGCTTGAGTCACCTTAACTGTGAGAAACTAGAAATATTATCAATTTATGAAAAggaataaaacataaattttctgTCTAAAACTCCTTGTACTTTTTGTGCTGAGTCTCTTATCCATTAATACCATCATTTAGGACTTATATTATCATACCATTTCAGTTTGATGCAGAAGATTCTCTTCTGAACCTACCATTACCAGAATGCTGGGTGGTAAGTTTCCTTTGTCATTGGCCTCTTATTTATTGCAATGTACCTGTCAACCACTTAGAAATGCTTAATTGTAGGTATCTAAACTTCATGAGCTCATTGACTCTGTAACCACAAGCTATGACAAGTTTTTCTTTGGGGATGCTGGCAGAGAGATCTACAGTTTTTTCTGGGGTGATTTTGCTGATTGGTAAGATGCATATATGACTATCATGTACATCTGTAAAGtttgttaaacaatgaaacatgTGGGTTTTCATTTGCATTAACTCTGCCATCGCGCTTTAGAGTTAATGATATCATGCATCATGACTCAATAAATTGAGTCAGCTGAAAAGTAGAGTAGATGTCTCAGTCAGCTAGTGATACACATACGTTGAAGAATGTCTAGATGATCTTTTCTCACTCATGTCAATGAGTGTTTAGTTTGCATCATATTTTCTTGAATCACATGTTAGATTTGATTGCCACATGTACCATGGAACAAAGTGAAAAGTAAGCCAAAACTTGATTGAAGTGTTGATTATTGGCTTATGGATTCGCATATGTTGCAGCCTATCCATATGATCTGTTGATTGTATAACTATGCTTTATCAGGCAACTGCAGACTTGTGTCTGACTTGAAACTGATGAGTGAAACATCTTTGGGTTTTTTATTGGTCCTGGTGCGTTTCATGAAGTTTTCTATACATAAATCTTGACATTGCTCccatgattattattaaaaatgttttcaattttgtaatttgtctattgaaaaaatatatatatactgtaatCATGTTGCAGATTCATCAATATTGTGCTTGCTTGTGCGACACAGAAAGACTGGCTAAGCAaatgttattatgattattaatcTTAGGTGTATTGAAATTTTCAAACTACAACAGAATTGAATTAAgcattaatttcaaatttaataaacaaaacaactgcctgaacttttatttattagattCTAGAATTGAGTTGATCAATTATTCTGTATGAAGTCCTCATCCCTGCCGAATTACTTACTTGAAGCATATTAACCATGAGTTAAGAAGTCTCAACCTGATCAGCGATCAATGAGTCTGCTCCACATCTGGGCAAGTGAGGCACCTGTCACAAAAGTTAGCTGGTCTTCAAACAAGACTTGTCTTAGTACTTGAAGCCTTAGCTTTGCATTCAAGAATTTCGCACTCGCAATTCCTCAGAAAGAGCATAAACAAAAAGGGGAGGTTGAAGTCGGTGAAATTTAGAACTAGATTTCTTTAGTGATGGACAAATTTTGAGCAGGGAATGAGTAGTATTTTCTTTTGTCTAGTATTACTGGCTCACAGGAATATGATGTAATCCAAAATTCAGTATTTGTGACTGCACAATGATATTGATCTCAGCTTAAAATGTGCTTTGCAGTTTCAAATTTCGGAAGGCAAGCCCAAGGTTTCCTAACAAGCCAATGCTTGAGAACTTCCACTTTCTAGTTTCTGATTGATATACATATGAGCTGTAGTCTctattataagatttttaacTCGAAATTAATTGTATTTGACCTTCACCTTCCTAGTATCTATTTGCAATGCTACTTTTTTGCTTAGAGCTAGATTAAGGTGCTCTGTCCTATGCTGATAAACGTCTTTCACTGGATTAATAGGTATATAGAAGCTAGCAAAACACGGCTTTACCACTCAGAGAATGAATCTGCTGCTGTTATATCAAAAATTGTTCTTCTATATGTGTTTGAGAATATATTGAAGTTGTTACATCCTTTCATGCCATTCGTTACTGAGGAATTATGGCAGGTATGAACTCTTGAGATGCAAACTTGCTAGCTTTAATATCTTGGcttttatgattatatttttttgcgCTCTTCTGATGTTGACAGTATGTTTGAAAGCTGTGTAGCTACAAACCTGATGTGTTCAGGCTATagatgttattatttaaatgaattttttaagtGGTACCTTCGTTTGTGTGTGCGCATGTGGACATTCCAATGGTGTGTCCATGATTCATGACAAAAATCATGCAGTATTTTTTTGTATCTTCACTTTCTGTTATTACCTGTTGATCAAAGTAGTAagattttgttgaaaatttttaagtttttcataataaattCTTCTGCAGTTGGGTACGATATTTACAAAACTTCCTTAATGCAAGTTTATCTTCTCTAGTTCCTATTATTTGCTATCAtcttagttttcttattttttatttttcttgtacaATGCTACCTGCAGGCTCTCCCATATCGAAGGGAGGCTCTTATGGTTTCTCCTTGGCCTAGGACATCTCTTGCGAGGGATGCTAAGTCCATtaaaagatttgaaaatttgCAGGCTTTGGTGAGTTTAATCAATGAGCTTAATTTCCAATGAATTGTTTTCTTTCAAGTGAGATTACTTTTTTGCAGTCTTGTTCTTCTGTGTAACATTTCCATTCCTGAATATGTGTGGTATATATGTTTCCAGACTAGATCAATCCGAAATGCACGAGCAGAGTATTCAGTAGAACCAGCAAAACGTATTTCTGCATCTATTGTTGCAGCAACTGATGTCCTTGGATACATTTCTGTGAGTACTTTGCTGATTGGTTTCATAAATTGACTGCCAATCATTTTGAAGAAAGGCATATCTGCACATTTTGAGTGTGTGAAATTCCCTGTTTTGATCATTATGCCATACATGGTTTCTGTAACAGGAAGAGAAACAGGTTTTGGCTTTGTTGTCAAGACTCGACCTACAAAATGTTCATTTCAGAGAATCTCCTCCAGGTCCTCTTgagtttcctttttcttttttttttttccgttcACTGGTCAAATTTGCTTCTAATTGTTTGTTGTTACTAAAGAATGTGATGTGCTGCCTCATCTTTAGATTATGGGGAGCAATCTGTTCACCTTGTGGCTGGAGAAGGTCTGGAGGCATATCTTCCTCTTGCAGATATGGTGGATATATCAGCAGAAGTTCAACGACTCTCAAAACGCCTTTCTAAAATGCAGTCAGAATACGACACACTCATTGCTCGCCTCAGTGCTCCTAGTGTAAGAAAACTCTTAACTAGTAGTGTATCCAtctttgtcaaaaataataataataataataataataatagtatccGTCCTTAACTTGTTTGCTTtcgttgttattattattgttgttaccTCATGAATACAATGGAATCATTGCAATAGCAGATTATATCACACACAACACATTATGCGAATAGTAGGGGCTGCTAGTAGTGTTGACACTTGGTTGACAGGTCAATCgctaatgaaaaattatttcttttttgaatgacaTTTAGATACATAACATATTGATGtatgatcaattttataataaatagtgTTGTATTTGCATAGATCCAGTCATGTTCCAATattcatatttaataaatagtgCAGCATGTAGATAGATATATGATGAAAATAGTAGTGATtgatttgaagatgatgaacaCTGACAAGTAGTGTGTGTGTGGACGTTGGTGTAGTTTGTAGAGAAGGCACCTGACGAAGTTGTTCGCGGAGTTCGTGAAAAAGCCAATGAAGCTGAGGAGAAGATTGCTCTCACTAGAAACCGTCTTGCTCTTCTCCAATCAACAGCAACAGCTGCCACATCACCCTGACTATTTTGTAATATCTATTTACTTATTTGAAAAATGTGGATAAGCTATGTcaacatatataaaacattaataaattagaaaaaaaacaacatatcaTATCAGatggaaaattaattatttcattcttGAATGAAATTTGATGACATTAATATTTGGTATTATGTACCCTTAATTGGaattaaatgaaattaaaatatcatcatattatttcttgaaattaagaaattaatcAAATGAAAGAAATCTGGAAAGTACTGGATATATATGAACACCAAGGAAATCCAAAGAAAACAGACCATTctttgtgtgtatgtgtgtaatGTATGTATATGCTGTGCCTTAAAAGAGTTGTTAGAGTACATTGAATCAATCATAAACTTGTGcatgaattaattaataaaattttcatacatAAAGTCTTAATTAGATAAATTCATGATAAGCACATATACGAAACAATTCTCTCTCACAggtacatataaatatatatatatagacccgGACAagtagatagatagatagatagatagatagataggtAAATAGAGGGAAgtagcatgcatgcatgcatgcatgcatatgaaggaaattaaaaaaaaggaagttaCAGTAGAGGATAAGAAGCTTCAAGAGTGATTCCACATAAACCTTCACTCTGAGGAACCCCACGTCTCATCCTGATATAACCACCTTCACCCCAATTAGCACCCCAAGAGTTTTTCACAATCCAATAATCACCATCATTTGAATTAGTCCCAAATCCAACCACTGTAACTCCATGGTTCAAATCTATCCCACAAGGTCCATCATAAACCCCTTGTGAATACAACTGAAACAAGTAACCACCTGCATCAATGGCCACTGACACTGGTTGTCCTGTCACTGCATCTGCAAGATTGTCCTCACTGTTTGAAGTTACGTTCATGTAACCCTTAATGGTTACCACAGGGTTGATAAGGACTTTAGTTTTGTTGCATTGCCCTTGAACTCCAGTGTATggataatttttatcatttgttaaaCCGTTGTTTTGTTGCACAAAATCAAAGGCTTGAGTCATGAATCCACCTGCGCAACCACTGCTTGACCCACTTATGTCACAGTCTACTAGCTCTTGTTCTGAGAGTGAAACTAAGgttacattattttttatcttgtttgcTGCTTCTATTGATGCAACTGCTGAGAAGGCCCAGCATGATCCTGCAAAAATTACATTTGATTaacatatattcttatttttagtttgtgtttttcatatatatatatatatatatatatatatttatgtatgtttgtgtgtatgtttttttgtaatgcaTGTTTTTAGAATTATAATAAGGCCAgtgtttttcttatatatatatatatatatatacatattatgtGATAGACTACTTACCACACTGTTGTTGGTCTTTGACGTGAGTGATAGCTCCATGGTCTCTCCAATCCACAGGAGGTTTGTCAGAAATGTTTGGACAATTATggtttttcttcatttgataCTGTTGCACTTCTTTAGTTtccttaaaaagaaaataaaaatcattaataatttttgtttcttctagtgaattagattaaattaataatccaatattatatattataacgACGTCAATATTGATAAAACTCCTCAATCAATTATTCTATTGTCACagatatcatattatttttaaaagtaaaaaaataaataaataaacataaactcgatattaaacaaaatcattttgattaaagaatgaTCATTATGAAATATTAACATACACCTTAAAATTTAAtcaagtaattaaaaatataactataGCATAATATTAGATGATTTATGAATAGAATGTGGTTAAGgggaggaagaaaaaaaaagagtgtaaagagatgatatatatatatatatatataaaacttacATGCAGGAAAGTTCCTCCCAAACACCTATATGTTTGCAAAAACTCTTCATTGGTCAAGTCAGCAAAACAATTGTCAGTGAGATTGAAGCTGAAGTCATGGGAGTTGAATCTTTGAATGAAGTGAACATTGGTTTGATAGACACAACACCTATGCTCGTGTTCTGCTGGATCCTTGTAGGTCTTGTTATGAGTTTGCATCCATTGCATATGCCTCTCTCTCATTTGAGTCATTTCCCCACAGCATCTCAaaggaaaataattataacCACAGGAAATGATGGGTAATACACCCAAAAGCGCTATTGTCCATGTTTGGATTATgatcagaagaagaagcaacgGCACATGCTCTCCCAGCTTTGCCACAGCCATGGGATCAAGGGTTATAATataaggttttgatttgaagAAAGTTTCTAAAGTTGATGATGGTTTGTATAGGTTGCTAGCTACTTAGCATATGCTTTCCAtgcatgtctatatatatatacacacatacgcAGATGGATGGGTTTTAGTGTAATTACGGATATAACCCCCAGACCGTTATCATTAATATTACATGTTTTATCTCAAAGTCATTCATGCTTAAGATGTGTAAGGGTACGTGTGGAAGAAGCTTTCTCTCCATTATATATCATCTTTAATTGAGACGCGTAATCACTAATAATATATGCCAGATGTCGTCTCTCTTGTCCTTCATGCTAAAGATGTGTAAGCAATCTCTCTTACGTCAATTTTTACAGCTAATATGATCATCTAATACTTTTTAACAACACTAATATttctatattaatttaaacaatcctaaccaataattaattaattataaacaaataaacttttATATAATAGATAAAACACATAGCATGCTAcgcataattaatatatatatatataataagttgGCACTCAGATAATGGACATACCAAGCGTATGGCTGCAGTTAGCAAACCATGCTCTTCTCATACAATTTGGTGTTTGTTGACCCAGTTGAACTTGAAAGAAAGTGTTTGAAATATAATCTCATATTGGTTGTGCGATAGAAATataatagatttatatataaatataagagtTGAACCACTAAGTTTtgagattttttaatataagattTCCTAAACTCATATAGAACCCACTAAtaataccaaaatataaatcttaacAGTGTTTATAACAATCAATATAACCGATGGTGATGTACGCTTACACATTGCACTTGAGTTAATATTATATGCTGCGCTTCTTCCCTTTCCCTTTCCCTATCCCGATACCGATACCTATGCATGTTGAACCTCACTGACAAGTTAGTGACAAGTTAGTAGTCAATTCATCAGATTTGAATCCCAAACGTTATATTGGAAAACCTATGcgacaaacaaaataataataataataataataataataataataataataataataatattgtgtCCTTGTCTCCTTGATGATGCCTGAATAAATGTTAATGTTGAGAATCTGGCAAGTCAGACGGTGACCAGAGAAAAATGACAATAATGATACACAAGTACCGCAATTCATCACACCTAGCTAAGCTGCTAAGTGCTAACAGGAGGAAATCAAAGAGGAAGCCTTAAAAAGAAGCAAGAATGAACAATACAGAAGAGTCCTACACATCTGGGCGAGCAACTATGGCCTTGTATACATCATCCACTATTCCAAAACATTTCTATATATACTCAGAAAAATTACACTGGAACGAACAACCAAGAGAAAGCTGAACAAATTAAAAACTGCTTTTCTAATGTGGGTTGGGTGGGGGGGAGCTCGGTAGAAGATAAAACACATGTAGAACAACAAAAAGCAGGCAGGAATGCAGACAGGCAGCATCCTAGGTTGAAGTTGAAGATCTACCCACAAACCATCAAAGAAGGGTacctcttctcttttctctctcccCCACTCCGCACTGCCAGCACCAGACTGAACACTGTACCTTGTTCTTGGTGAGCCCTGCTACCTGATATTAACTCCATGCAGAGCTGCTCCTTCTAATGTCTAGTCTCTCCTCTTTTGCATCATCATAAGACAAATATATGGCACTAATCTCTTGCAAATGGTCAGGAGAGACACAGGTTTGTCTATCTTCTAGTTATAGATTTTCACTGGCTTCTCAAACGTGTGACGGTTCTgcaaaaatggaataaaaaaaaaacccccccGCCCAgttcacatcatcatcatcatcatcatcatcatccgcATGTAAGACAAACAAATAATGTGGGAACAGCTAGACTAAAATGTATGAACTCCTAATGGCTGCAACATACCTGATTGGCCGTATAAGACCTTTTTGGAGCAGTATCAGCATGCTCCAGTCCAAGGTACTGTTCCCAGGCACCATAAACATCTCTTCTCTGGGTAAATATAAATCTAGAAAAGTCAAGCAACAACTTCCAACAAGGAAATTGGAAATAAAATAAGGCAATTACCTGAAAACGACTGGAGACAATGTCGGTATCGTGGAGATATTCTGGGCGACCAAGTGATAAAAATGCAAACTTCCACTGGtttaaatatgcaaaaataattaaataaataactaataaatcaAATGACAGGATGAAGAAAAGTGAATGGATAATGTCTGGCACTAACAGATAGGGGCAAAGATAAGGACAGGAAATCAATGTACATGATACCTTGGCGAATTCCTCATCAGGAACTTGCAGTTTCTTTTGAATGCGTACTTTGACCTCAGCTAATGTCTCACCTTCATGAATAACCAAGAAGAAAGGTTCACCAAAGTTTTGAACCTGCGGTCAGAAGCGAGGATCATTACCCGCATATCAgctgattttgtttaaatacaacATTATGAAtgtgattaaataaataatggcaTAAGGGCTGATAAATTTAGAAGGAACAGAAAGTGCAACTTCCAATAGCAGCTGGCATGTAGTGGAACTGCATTTCACTGATTTAAGTCCAAGCAGTCTTAAATTGAACACTCAGGCataaatatttatctaatttctttttctttttttcctttttctttctttaaaagAAGAATTGTGAGATTTACGGAAGCAGTGCAGCCCTTTTTAATCATCAACAGAGGAAGACATAGGCACATGGCTTATTTTGCAAATGGCAATGATTCAGTAAGGAAAACTAAGAAAATCATTGTAAAGTTGAGGGATCACAATCTTGAAGATGGGAGTGGATTTTGAGGAACTGCAATAAATAAGAATACCAGCAACTTAATGTTGCAGTAGATAGGTTAATCTTTCATCATCATAAAggctaaaatgtatgcaaaagACCCAGTATCAAATCTTTACCATCTGATTTTGATTTGCATCTTTCATAAAATGGTATACATGAATCAAACGGTCATGAGGACCAAGATTTTTCTCCTCTTCTggaatctgaaaaaaaaaagaaaaagaattgatAGCACACAGTTAGTGTGCCTTGATCATAGATTTAGGGTGGAAATGTAAACAAAGGAAACCTTAAATTATGGCTTACAACCTACCTCCTCAGCACGCAATGTCCAGTACTGGTCATTTATGTTTTCTATCTTTTCATGATGTGGAAATATCTGCAAGGAAAAATTGAATGATAATATAATCCACATCAAAGTCAcacaaaaattatgaaatccTTGGAACTTCACCAAAAGAACCAGGAGAGAACTGTGTAATTAAAAGAGCAATGAGGAAATTGGTTGTTTAAAACCTTGTTATAGATAAAGGCATACTGTTATTCGAAGAATACCTTGTAGATCTTGTGATAGAAAACCTCAATCAATCTGAGTTCAGCATTCGGATGGGAAAGCTCAACCTTGTTCAGAAggcaacaaaacataaaaataatactgAAATACCATCTAGATATAAAATCTAGTTTCATATGAAGAAGAGGCAGAACAAACAGAAGACAATATGCCCCATCAAAAATtctttgcatgaaaaaaattcagTC encodes:
- the LOC120274989 gene encoding ervatamin-B-like, encoding MAVAKLGEHVPLLLLLIIIQTWTIALLGVLPIISCGYNYFPLRCCGEMTQMRERHMQWMQTHNKTYKDPAEHEHRCCVYQTNVHFIQRFNSHDFSFNLTDNCFADLTNEEFLQTYRCLGGTFLHETKEVQQYQMKKNHNCPNISDKPPVDWRDHGAITHVKDQQQCGSCWAFSAVASIEAANKIKNNVTLVSLSEQELVDCDISGSSSGCAGGFMTQAFDFVQQNNGLTNDKNYPYTGVQGQCNKTKVLINPVVTIKGYMNVTSNSEDNLADAVTGQPVSVAIDAGGYLFQLYSQGVYDGPCGIDLNHGVTVVGFGTNSNDGDYWIVKNSWGANWGEGGYIRMRRGVPQSEGLCGITLEASYPLL